In Zhaonella formicivorans, one DNA window encodes the following:
- a CDS encoding phosphatase, whose amino-acid sequence MGLFEHRPAVDTHTHTVISGHAFSTLAENVQAARGKGMYGICLTEHGPNTPNGTPEFIPHSQRMLPDVINGIRVYRGVEANIIDYSGKLDIPDKYLALCEFAIASFHDFALVPGSKEQNTAAYLGALRNPYIDILGHPDDPRVPCDFVALAKEAVKQGKLLEFNNNSLTPHRPNSKPSLMEFIRVCKEYSVRVCVASDAHFCTMVGNVTPMLQLLQEMDFPLEQIVNYTAESFDSYLTERNARLAALAK is encoded by the coding sequence ATGGGACTTTTTGAACACCGACCGGCAGTTGATACGCACACGCATACCGTAATTTCGGGGCATGCCTTCAGCACTTTGGCAGAGAATGTACAAGCTGCAAGGGGAAAAGGCATGTACGGTATTTGCCTGACAGAGCATGGACCCAATACGCCTAACGGTACGCCGGAGTTTATACCTCACAGCCAGCGCATGTTGCCCGATGTAATAAATGGAATTCGTGTCTATCGCGGGGTTGAGGCAAATATTATCGATTATAGCGGAAAGTTGGACATTCCTGACAAATATTTGGCGCTCTGCGAGTTTGCCATAGCAAGCTTCCATGACTTTGCCCTGGTGCCTGGTTCAAAAGAGCAGAATACCGCTGCATATCTGGGCGCTTTGCGAAACCCATACATCGATATCTTGGGACATCCCGATGATCCCCGGGTTCCTTGCGATTTTGTAGCATTGGCCAAGGAAGCGGTGAAACAGGGCAAACTGTTGGAATTTAACAATAACTCTCTTACGCCCCATCGTCCCAACAGCAAGCCCTCGCTAATGGAGTTTATTCGCGTATGTAAAGAATACAGCGTACGAGTATGTGTTGCCAGTGATGCTCATTTTTGCACCATGGTTGGAAATGTGACACCGATGTTGCAGTTGCTGCAAGAGATGGATTTTCCTCTTGAACAAATCGTCAACTATACCGCTGAGAGTTTCGATTCTTATCTAACAGAACGTAACGCTCGCCTGGCAGCCTTAGCAAAATAA
- a CDS encoding PEP-utilizing enzyme yields the protein MSENKVLATYFGDDKVKVDWKDEYEKSLFWFYDDLHCPHPISPLYFDVGGWWGPGCQYMYRRFGAPIGSEWIAKKIGGYVYSAVVPPKTDPDKIAGLFNYYTQVMPIYADTFLDRWINSYVPELKAAGDYIVNYDYANKSIPEILIHLEDCLDLQERAFRIHWIINLAQFQAATEFTNTYKEVLGKEVLDEADNVLIGKINISRQDRNWDSLKALWEMKQYICTVPELKALFAETADEIMAKVATTNGGTKLLEMVAAYQEEYGYKAVYTHEYIYKTWKEDPTPIYEALRGYVASDYDYYADYNNCMEEQQKAIDELYSKVSDPEKLAKLKKALELCVKMAPLTPDHHFYIDQGIYARMRIMFLNVGKAYVAAGILDDPEDIFMLEYEEIRCAGVSDYPVKELVKQRRAEMEAAKAIRPREWYGTATHWAVYEEPYKTLWGYPHKFEAEMAEQAALKPVDKTILKGIPGSPGVVEGIARFVTSPAEFDEIQKGDILVCKMTNPAWVVSFSKISGLVTDTGGALSHPAVVSREFGIPCVVGTRRATQLIKSGMRIRVDGNKGIVEILDHEAGQTSSSAIDR from the coding sequence ATGAGTGAAAACAAGGTGTTAGCTACGTACTTTGGCGACGACAAGGTTAAAGTAGACTGGAAAGACGAATATGAAAAAAGTCTTTTCTGGTTCTACGATGATCTTCATTGTCCGCATCCCATTTCTCCGCTATACTTCGATGTTGGCGGATGGTGGGGCCCAGGCTGCCAGTACATGTACCGCCGCTTTGGCGCACCTATTGGCAGCGAATGGATTGCAAAAAAAATTGGGGGCTATGTTTACAGCGCCGTAGTTCCTCCTAAAACCGATCCCGATAAAATCGCCGGACTTTTCAACTACTACACACAAGTCATGCCCATCTACGCAGATACATTCCTTGACAGGTGGATCAATTCTTATGTTCCTGAATTGAAAGCGGCCGGTGATTACATTGTCAATTACGACTACGCCAATAAGAGCATTCCCGAAATCCTGATCCATCTGGAAGACTGTCTAGATCTGCAGGAGCGAGCATTCCGAATCCACTGGATTATCAACCTTGCACAATTCCAGGCAGCCACTGAGTTTACCAATACATACAAAGAAGTGCTGGGCAAAGAAGTGCTGGACGAGGCTGACAATGTACTTATCGGCAAGATCAACATTTCCCGCCAGGACAGGAACTGGGATTCTCTTAAAGCGCTGTGGGAGATGAAACAGTATATCTGCACAGTTCCCGAACTAAAAGCCCTGTTTGCAGAGACCGCCGATGAAATTATGGCCAAAGTTGCCACGACCAACGGCGGTACAAAACTGTTAGAAATGGTAGCTGCCTATCAGGAGGAATATGGCTACAAGGCTGTTTACACCCATGAATACATCTACAAAACCTGGAAAGAAGACCCAACCCCCATCTATGAAGCGTTACGCGGCTACGTAGCTTCTGACTACGATTATTATGCGGACTATAACAATTGCATGGAAGAGCAGCAAAAGGCCATTGACGAGCTCTATTCCAAGGTTTCGGATCCTGAAAAGCTGGCAAAGCTTAAGAAGGCACTGGAGTTATGCGTTAAGATGGCACCTCTTACCCCCGACCATCATTTCTACATTGACCAGGGCATCTATGCCCGCATGCGGATCATGTTCCTGAACGTGGGCAAAGCCTATGTAGCGGCCGGCATTCTGGATGATCCGGAAGATATCTTTATGCTTGAATATGAAGAAATCCGCTGCGCCGGTGTTTCCGATTACCCAGTAAAGGAACTGGTCAAGCAGCGCAGGGCAGAGATGGAAGCAGCAAAGGCAATTCGTCCTCGTGAATGGTATGGTACTGCAACTCACTGGGCGGTATACGAAGAGCCATATAAGACCCTTTGGGGTTATCCCCACAAATTCGAGGCTGAAATGGCTGAGCAGGCGGCTTTAAAGCCTGTCGACAAAACGATTCTAAAAGGTATTCCAGGGTCTCCCGGCGTTGTGGAGGGTATTGCCAGGTTTGTCACCTCCCCCGCTGAATTTGATGAAATCCAAAAAGGTGATATTCTGGTCTGCAAAATGACCAACCCTGCATGGGTCGTTAGTTTCTCCAAGATTTCTGGGCTGGTCACAGATACCGGAGGAGCTTTGTCTCACCCTGCGGTGGTGTCCCGCGAGTTTGGCATTCCCTGTGTAGTTGGTACACGTCGAGCCACTCAGCTGATTAAATCCGGGATGCGCATCCGCGTGGATGGCAATAAAGGAATTGTAGAAATACTGGACCACGAGGCAGGACAAACTTCCTCTTCTGCAATCGACCGCTAA
- a CDS encoding PEP/pyruvate-binding domain-containing protein — translation MRFLAWFNEIPNDELALSAGGKGASLCLMHRNRLPVPEGFIVCADMFSYFMKESGLRERALTLISQIDWSNNSNLISIAKQIRNMIMDTPIPPYLAEPIKGYYNGLGSDVPVAVRSSGTAEDLEDASFAGQQDTYLFVIGSDAVVKFVKECWASLYNDRAIFYRHEKGFDEREISIAVVVQRMINAEKAGVMFSANPITKEKDEVVIEAAWGLGEGVVQGIVTPDNYWIKKGSYELVNEYIAEKETMVVRLSEQGGVKEVPVPAEMVELPVLSEQERKELVDIAVRVEAFYGKPQDMEWAFENGTLYLLQSRPITTLD, via the coding sequence ATGCGTTTCCTTGCTTGGTTTAATGAGATCCCAAATGATGAGCTTGCACTCTCGGCGGGTGGAAAGGGCGCAAGCCTGTGCCTGATGCATCGCAACCGGCTTCCCGTTCCGGAGGGTTTCATAGTTTGTGCCGATATGTTCAGCTACTTCATGAAAGAAAGTGGACTGCGGGAACGTGCCCTAACATTGATAAGTCAAATTGACTGGAGCAATAATTCCAATTTAATTAGCATTGCCAAACAAATTAGAAATATGATCATGGATACGCCTATACCGCCCTATCTTGCTGAGCCAATCAAGGGCTATTACAACGGTTTGGGCAGTGACGTTCCGGTTGCCGTTCGCTCCAGCGGAACCGCAGAAGATCTGGAGGATGCCAGCTTTGCCGGTCAGCAGGATACCTACTTATTCGTCATCGGTTCTGATGCTGTGGTCAAATTTGTAAAGGAATGCTGGGCATCCCTTTATAACGACAGGGCTATTTTCTACCGCCATGAAAAGGGCTTTGATGAACGGGAGATTTCCATTGCTGTGGTTGTCCAGCGCATGATCAACGCCGAAAAAGCCGGCGTGATGTTTTCAGCCAACCCCATCACCAAAGAAAAGGATGAAGTTGTAATCGAAGCAGCATGGGGGCTTGGTGAAGGCGTAGTGCAAGGCATCGTTACACCTGACAATTACTGGATCAAAAAGGGCAGTTACGAGCTGGTCAACGAATACATTGCTGAAAAGGAAACCATGGTGGTTCGCCTTTCGGAGCAGGGCGGCGTTAAAGAAGTGCCCGTTCCTGCAGAAATGGTTGAACTGCCGGTGCTCTCGGAGCAAGAGCGTAAGGAATTGGTGGATATCGCTGTGCGCGTCGAAGCGTTTTACGGTAAGCCCCAGGATATGGAATGGGCTTTTGAAAATGGTACGCTCTACCTGCTCCAGTCGAGACCCATTACTACATTAGACTAA
- a CDS encoding MBL fold metallo-hydrolase, with protein MEQITKNVFTETKIRGCNPSIVLTREGAVFIDTAQLITPLLEMRNFALQHGPIKALINTESHIDHIFGNHWFAGECPVIGHEKLIDTFWKIPASFNMTTYEYMLDVIQRQDPEGLPFMPKEEDYIINPPSITFSDRMTFKSGDHTFKLYYTPGHSDANISVYVPEERVVFVGDTVFSDCQIWLHSCDPDALLNTLHFLSTLDVDYIVPGHGPVVKKEYLKQQAAFLYEWLSAVAYGMSKGWSKEECVARISFADRCPVDIGQEDAMDYIQTANVRVVYDYLLAKV; from the coding sequence ATGGAACAAATCACTAAAAATGTCTTTACTGAAACTAAAATCAGAGGATGTAATCCTAGTATTGTACTCACCCGTGAAGGTGCCGTCTTTATCGACACGGCACAATTGATTACCCCACTGCTGGAAATGCGTAATTTTGCTTTGCAGCATGGACCAATTAAAGCGCTGATCAACACGGAGTCCCATATCGATCATATTTTCGGCAACCATTGGTTTGCGGGTGAATGCCCCGTCATCGGCCATGAGAAGCTGATCGATACTTTCTGGAAGATTCCTGCTTCCTTTAACATGACCACCTATGAATACATGCTGGATGTAATCCAGCGGCAAGATCCTGAGGGCTTGCCCTTCATGCCGAAGGAGGAAGACTACATCATCAACCCCCCATCCATTACTTTCAGTGACAGGATGACATTCAAGTCTGGCGACCATACTTTTAAGCTGTACTACACGCCAGGACATTCCGACGCCAATATCAGCGTATATGTTCCCGAGGAACGCGTGGTCTTCGTAGGCGATACCGTGTTCTCCGATTGCCAGATCTGGCTGCATAGTTGCGATCCCGATGCGTTGTTGAACACTCTGCACTTCCTGTCCACCTTGGATGTAGACTACATCGTCCCCGGCCACGGCCCTGTGGTCAAGAAGGAATACCTTAAACAACAGGCTGCTTTCCTTTATGAATGGCTTTCTGCTGTTGCCTACGGTATGTCCAAGGGCTGGTCTAAGGAAGAATGCGTGGCGCGAATCAGCTTTGCCGACCGTTGCCCCGTGGATATTGGTCAAGAGGATGCTATGGACTATATCCAGACCGCCAACGTACGTGTAGTCTATGATTATCTGCTGGCAAAGGTATAA
- a CDS encoding 3-hydroxyacyl-CoA dehydrogenase family protein, with product MKLDSVNHIAIIGTGMIGASLAVLFTGNGYKTTMLAINEAEAASGQARYDTYYQDLINQKLVTPKQAQACAKLLHFTQDYMDIKDADFIFECVFERIDVKHSVYREIEKHCKQYQAIASSTSAISAEDLAAGLDDKEKLMVAHPYNPPHLVPCVEVVKSQYTSEAAVQFAVDVLRSVGREPVVLKKGAPGFIGNRLQHALYREAVYMVEQGIATPEDIDKTIMSSFGPRYASIGLFEHFDYAGLDLIANIEDYLFPTLCNATQTQDIIREHIAAGKLGFKTGKGMYDWSKKDLDEFRKRAGKPYLPYFNWSLPEERE from the coding sequence ATGAAACTTGATAGTGTTAACCATATAGCAATCATCGGCACTGGAATGATTGGTGCCAGCCTAGCGGTGCTGTTCACCGGCAACGGCTACAAAACTACCATGCTCGCCATTAATGAGGCAGAAGCGGCATCAGGCCAGGCCCGCTATGATACTTACTACCAGGACCTGATCAATCAGAAACTGGTGACACCCAAACAAGCCCAAGCCTGTGCCAAGCTATTGCACTTTACTCAAGACTACATGGATATTAAAGATGCTGATTTCATATTCGAGTGCGTATTTGAGCGCATTGACGTAAAGCACAGCGTATATAGGGAGATTGAAAAGCACTGCAAGCAATACCAAGCCATTGCCTCCTCCACCTCTGCCATTTCAGCAGAGGACTTAGCGGCAGGGTTAGACGATAAAGAGAAGCTTATGGTGGCACATCCTTATAACCCACCCCATCTGGTTCCCTGTGTAGAGGTGGTCAAGAGCCAATACACCAGCGAAGCTGCCGTTCAATTTGCAGTGGACGTGCTGCGTTCAGTAGGCCGTGAGCCTGTAGTTTTGAAAAAAGGTGCGCCGGGCTTTATAGGCAATCGTCTCCAGCATGCGCTGTACAGAGAAGCGGTTTACATGGTTGAGCAAGGCATCGCCACTCCTGAGGATATCGATAAAACCATCATGAGCAGCTTCGGCCCTAGATACGCCTCCATCGGATTGTTTGAGCATTTTGACTATGCAGGGTTGGATCTGATAGCCAATATTGAAGATTATCTCTTCCCCACACTATGCAACGCCACACAAACCCAAGATATAATTCGGGAGCATATTGCCGCTGGCAAGCTTGGTTTTAAAACCGGGAAGGGCATGTATGACTGGTCGAAAAAAGACCTAGATGAATTCCGCAAGCGTGCAGGTAAGCCATATCTGCCTTATTTCAATTGGAGCTTGCCCGAAGAAAGGGAATAA
- a CDS encoding C-GCAxxG-C-C family protein, with translation MTKEIIIGGTASGTSAAFKHDRPVKLVFTQADRDSVKDYFYCTGFNCAESTMYLLMSKGTLDVPPDIIKAMSGFGGGMQRGLVCGAITASVAALGLLTGRKAPGESREPSANAVQAFLEEFEYNFGALSCNELTAGLKSKSDEMYAHCTQFVMGAVKIVSKIVEDIKKSV, from the coding sequence ATGACGAAAGAAATTATTATTGGAGGTACCGCTAGCGGTACCTCCGCTGCCTTTAAACACGACCGACCGGTAAAGCTGGTTTTTACCCAGGCCGACCGGGACAGCGTAAAAGACTATTTTTACTGCACTGGCTTTAACTGCGCTGAAAGCACCATGTACTTGCTCATGTCAAAGGGCACGTTGGATGTGCCTCCTGACATAATAAAGGCGATGAGCGGCTTTGGCGGTGGAATGCAGCGCGGACTTGTATGCGGTGCGATTACGGCTTCCGTTGCAGCACTAGGCTTACTTACAGGGCGAAAAGCGCCCGGTGAATCCAGAGAGCCCTCGGCCAATGCGGTTCAAGCATTTCTGGAGGAATTTGAATACAACTTTGGCGCACTTTCCTGCAACGAGCTAACCGCCGGGCTCAAATCAAAATCGGATGAGATGTATGCGCACTGCACCCAATTCGTAATGGGCGCAGTAAAAATCGTTTCTAAGATCGTAGAAGATATTAAAAAATCGGTTTAG
- a CDS encoding alpha/beta hydrolase, whose amino-acid sequence MEHFTFQWQTGDGLRLFAQGWRPEGPKAVVGVVHGLGEHGGRYLKLAQFLVPEGYAVLTFDQRGFGRSEGRRGHTPGYDFLLDDIDEFLQQAALRFPGKPRFLYGHSMGGNLVLNYALRRKPKLSGVIATGPWLRLAFEPPPWKICLAKIMNMVMPAFTQSNGLRSRDLSHDAESVHSYEHDPLVHDRISARLFTGVYEAGLWALGHAAQFDLPLLLMHGGADRITSPEASHRFASQVPVHCTFKLWPGLYHELFNESQKEEVARFLTTWLDECS is encoded by the coding sequence ATGGAACATTTTACATTTCAGTGGCAGACTGGCGACGGGTTGAGGCTTTTTGCCCAGGGCTGGCGACCGGAGGGACCAAAGGCTGTGGTTGGTGTCGTCCATGGCTTGGGGGAACACGGCGGTAGATATCTGAAATTGGCTCAATTTCTGGTGCCGGAGGGCTATGCGGTGCTCACCTTTGACCAGCGCGGGTTTGGTCGGTCTGAAGGCAGGCGCGGGCATACACCTGGATATGATTTTTTGCTTGACGACATTGACGAATTTTTGCAACAAGCAGCGCTGCGGTTTCCAGGTAAGCCGCGCTTTTTATACGGACACAGCATGGGGGGAAATCTGGTGTTGAATTATGCTCTGCGCAGGAAACCGAAACTGTCCGGAGTAATTGCTACCGGCCCTTGGCTGCGCTTGGCATTTGAGCCTCCTCCCTGGAAGATTTGCCTCGCTAAAATCATGAACATGGTTATGCCTGCTTTTACCCAGTCTAACGGGTTACGGTCAAGGGACCTATCCCATGATGCAGAGAGTGTTCATTCCTACGAGCATGATCCACTGGTCCATGACCGGATTTCCGCCCGCCTCTTTACCGGCGTTTATGAGGCCGGTTTATGGGCCTTGGGCCATGCAGCTCAATTTGACCTTCCTCTTTTATTGATGCATGGCGGTGCGGACCGCATCACCTCACCGGAAGCGAGCCACCGGTTCGCCAGCCAGGTACCGGTCCACTGTACTTTTAAACTCTGGCCTGGGCTTTATCACGAGCTTTTCAACGAATCGCAAAAGGAAGAAGTGGCTAGGTTCTTGACCACCTGGCTGGATGAATGTTCATAA
- a CDS encoding rhodanese-like domain-containing protein, which produces MTSVISRKLYIFLLVASLFLFGCSQSGDTVKTDQTGEQAEKFSVITAEELKTKLDDKDFVIVDIRDEAAYIGWALDGLERGGHIRGAVDFPYPWLKKMNKQTLTDTLKTKGITADKNIVIYDVDKGNSEAMAGALKELGYKNIYIYKGGASEWAKNKDLPMESLPNYSKLVHPAWVNDLINGKNPETYPGKGYKLFEVSWGQGEDYKKGHIPGAVHINTDEVESEPLWNRLSDKELEKMLLNNGITHDTTVVLYSADTTPAARVALIMMYMGVEDVRILNGGFEAWKNAGFEIETGSNPKKPVTDFGKPTPAHPEYIIDMPEAKELLKDPNGCLVSIRSWAEQIGETSGYSYIKPKGRIPGDVWGHDIKDYRNIDQTMRNAAEIQAFWKEWGITPDKKIAFYCGTGWRAAEVWFYAYVMGWPNISVYDGGWYEWSSDKNNPIETGEQKPPM; this is translated from the coding sequence ATGACTTCCGTAATTAGCAGAAAATTATATATTTTTCTCCTTGTAGCCAGCCTTTTTCTTTTCGGTTGTTCTCAATCGGGTGACACAGTGAAAACAGATCAAACGGGAGAGCAAGCGGAAAAATTTTCGGTAATTACTGCTGAGGAATTAAAAACAAAATTGGATGATAAAGATTTTGTTATTGTGGACATTAGGGATGAAGCCGCTTACATAGGCTGGGCTTTGGATGGGCTTGAACGAGGAGGTCACATCAGGGGGGCGGTAGATTTCCCCTATCCCTGGCTCAAGAAGATGAATAAGCAAACTCTTACAGATACGTTGAAGACAAAAGGGATCACTGCGGATAAAAATATTGTCATCTATGATGTGGATAAGGGCAATAGTGAAGCCATGGCAGGCGCTTTAAAAGAACTGGGATACAAAAATATCTATATCTACAAGGGTGGTGCGTCTGAGTGGGCTAAAAACAAAGATTTGCCCATGGAAAGCTTGCCTAATTACTCCAAATTAGTTCATCCTGCCTGGGTAAACGATCTAATAAATGGAAAGAACCCTGAAACTTACCCCGGCAAAGGGTATAAACTTTTTGAAGTAAGTTGGGGTCAAGGAGAAGATTATAAGAAAGGGCATATCCCCGGAGCTGTTCATATCAATACTGACGAAGTTGAATCGGAACCTTTATGGAACAGGCTGTCCGACAAAGAGCTGGAGAAAATGCTTTTAAACAACGGAATAACCCATGATACCACTGTGGTTCTATATTCTGCTGATACCACCCCTGCAGCCAGAGTAGCCTTAATCATGATGTACATGGGTGTGGAGGATGTTCGCATTTTAAATGGCGGCTTTGAAGCATGGAAAAATGCGGGATTCGAGATCGAAACAGGTTCTAATCCGAAAAAACCTGTTACTGACTTTGGCAAGCCTACGCCTGCCCATCCGGAATATATAATCGATATGCCCGAAGCAAAAGAACTTTTAAAAGATCCCAATGGGTGCTTGGTTAGTATACGCAGCTGGGCTGAACAGATCGGGGAGACCAGTGGTTATAGCTACATTAAGCCAAAGGGGAGAATACCTGGTGATGTTTGGGGCCATGACATAAAAGATTACAGAAATATTGACCAGACCATGCGCAATGCGGCTGAAATACAGGCGTTTTGGAAAGAGTGGGGTATTACACCTGATAAAAAAATAGCTTTTTACTGCGGAACGGGTTGGAGGGCTGCAGAAGTCTGGTTTTATGCTTATGTAATGGGTTGGCCGAATATTTCCGTTTATGATGGTGGTTGGTATGAGTGGAGTTCTGATAAAAATAATCCTATTGAAACTGGTGAGCAAAAACCCCCGATGTAA
- a CDS encoding TIGR04282 family arsenosugar biosynthesis glycosyltransferase, producing the protein MFPAVIVMSKVPLPGISKTRLMEKLSGAECAAFQMACLLDIGKMLRETGIKCYLYYTGGSPELFREKHLAELGFPGLGFTSEQLGLFEVRPQAEGDLGQRLDDACRQVLQNHDRLAVIGTDTPDITSDTILRVFKELDSCDIVLGPALDGGYYLLGLKEVHTVLFQDIRWGTGYVLFQTLEKARNAGLAVSLLEEKGDVDTWEDLLFFYHVGTAKKYRFANRLQSYLFAEKMIHKYAGTISELYKEKAKNENSMIHE; encoded by the coding sequence ATGTTTCCGGCAGTAATTGTGATGAGCAAAGTCCCTTTGCCGGGAATAAGCAAAACCAGGTTAATGGAAAAACTATCGGGGGCGGAATGTGCGGCTTTTCAGATGGCGTGTTTGTTGGATATCGGGAAGATGTTGAGGGAAACAGGTATCAAGTGTTACCTTTACTATACCGGGGGCAGTCCGGAGCTTTTTAGGGAAAAGCATTTGGCTGAACTTGGTTTCCCGGGTTTGGGTTTCACCTCTGAGCAGTTGGGTTTGTTTGAAGTGCGTCCCCAGGCAGAAGGTGATCTGGGGCAAAGGCTTGATGACGCCTGCCGTCAAGTTCTTCAGAACCATGATCGCCTGGCAGTGATCGGCACGGACACCCCTGATATTACTTCTGATACTATTTTAAGGGTTTTTAAGGAATTAGACAGCTGTGATATTGTTTTGGGGCCTGCTCTTGACGGGGGTTATTATTTACTTGGTTTAAAGGAGGTGCATACAGTTCTGTTTCAGGATATCCGGTGGGGGACGGGCTATGTACTGTTTCAGACACTGGAAAAGGCTCGTAACGCCGGGTTAGCTGTCAGCTTGTTGGAAGAGAAAGGGGATGTAGATACCTGGGAAGATTTGCTATTCTTTTACCATGTTGGTACAGCTAAAAAGTATAGGTTTGCAAACAGACTGCAGTCTTACCTTTTTGCAGAAAAAATGATTCACAAATATGCCGGAACTATATCGGAACTATATAAGGAAAAAGCAAAGAATGAAAACAGCATGATACATGAGTAG
- a CDS encoding TIGR04283 family arsenosugar biosynthesis glycosyltransferase, whose protein sequence is MAFKARKLFAYVCNEFQCAAGATTATLHLLADSLKGWQAVNISVIIPTYNEEKNIGRTLKQLAGMPGLEIVVSDGGSSDNTSKICASYPVKFICTSKGRGKQLNVGAETATGDIFFFLHADSIVEKTAFAEMRAAVQSGHKWGCCTLSFDEDTPFFQITAAASRLRAKVFSICFGDQGIFCERQFFISNGGFPDIPLMEDLSLSQKLRRYSAAKVLSAKIITSSRRFKEQGPLRTLLLMQKLKLLFYLGVSPDSLAKMYSSKRNQISCFRQ, encoded by the coding sequence TTGGCTTTTAAGGCCCGAAAACTTTTTGCTTATGTTTGCAATGAATTTCAGTGTGCTGCCGGTGCTACGACGGCAACACTGCATCTATTGGCAGACAGTCTGAAAGGATGGCAGGCAGTGAATATTTCCGTCATTATACCTACATATAATGAGGAAAAAAATATTGGCCGCACTTTGAAACAGTTGGCAGGTATGCCGGGTCTGGAAATAGTGGTCAGCGACGGCGGCAGTAGTGATAATACCTCAAAAATTTGCGCCTCGTATCCTGTCAAGTTTATCTGTACCTCCAAGGGGCGCGGCAAGCAGTTAAATGTCGGTGCTGAAACGGCAACAGGGGATATTTTCTTTTTCCTGCATGCCGATTCAATTGTAGAAAAAACGGCTTTTGCTGAGATGCGCGCAGCCGTACAATCAGGTCACAAGTGGGGGTGCTGCACCTTATCTTTTGATGAAGACACTCCCTTTTTTCAGATAACAGCAGCTGCTTCAAGGCTGAGAGCCAAAGTCTTCAGCATCTGCTTCGGAGATCAAGGAATTTTTTGTGAACGACAGTTTTTCATATCCAATGGTGGTTTTCCGGATATTCCTTTGATGGAAGATCTCTCTTTATCTCAAAAGCTGCGCCGCTATTCTGCTGCAAAAGTACTATCGGCAAAGATTATTACCAGCTCCCGGCGTTTTAAAGAACAAGGTCCCTTGAGGACGTTGCTCTTGATGCAAAAACTGAAGCTATTGTTTTACCTTGGAGTATCACCTGACAGTTTGGCTAAAATGTATTCTTCGAAAAGGAACCAAATATCATGTTTCCGGCAGTAA
- a CDS encoding sulfurtransferase, translating into MKNLQRTFKVKHLLVIIFVLLSIALGSAGCVNNTAKESEVPAGEFDISVYKNNDFLITPQQLKKLLGREDLVLLDCNKPDIYAKEHIPGAIGIGLHAFSDKIGKPGDPGWGTIKNKEDLKKTLESLGIDNKKTVVFYSDVFRGPGADGRAVWQLKMAGLDNVKLLVGGLSYWKELGYEVTDEVAEPKPITGVVLKDYDESYAATKEYVFNNLGKQVLIDVRTEEEFKGSQKAGEPRGGHIKGAVNMLWLDLLNKNGTPKSPEEIKNIMASYGVKPEDDFTVY; encoded by the coding sequence GTGAAAAATTTGCAGAGGACTTTTAAAGTCAAACACTTATTAGTTATTATATTTGTTTTGCTCAGCATCGCTTTGGGGTCGGCAGGATGCGTTAATAATACTGCTAAAGAAAGTGAAGTTCCTGCCGGTGAGTTTGATATCTCAGTATATAAGAACAATGATTTTTTAATTACTCCGCAGCAGTTAAAAAAATTGCTGGGGAGAGAAGATCTGGTTTTGTTGGATTGCAATAAACCGGATATATATGCCAAGGAACATATTCCCGGAGCTATCGGTATCGGACTCCATGCGTTTTCGGACAAAATCGGAAAGCCCGGGGATCCGGGCTGGGGAACGATAAAAAACAAAGAGGATTTGAAAAAAACTCTGGAATCCCTTGGTATTGACAATAAGAAAACTGTTGTCTTCTATTCTGATGTATTTAGGGGTCCCGGCGCAGACGGCAGAGCAGTGTGGCAGTTAAAAATGGCAGGATTGGATAATGTCAAACTGCTGGTTGGCGGTCTTTCCTACTGGAAAGAGCTTGGCTATGAGGTTACCGATGAAGTAGCGGAACCGAAACCAATAACAGGCGTAGTGCTTAAAGATTATGATGAAAGCTATGCTGCAACAAAGGAGTATGTCTTTAACAATTTAGGTAAACAAGTCTTAATTGATGTCAGGACAGAGGAAGAATTTAAAGGTTCTCAAAAGGCAGGAGAGCCAAGAGGAGGCCATATTAAGGGTGCTGTTAATATGCTTTGGTTGGACCTTTTAAACAAAAATGGTACTCCTAAAAGCCCGGAAGAAATTAAAAATATTATGGCGTCTTATGGCGTAAAGCCGGAAGATGACTTTACAGTTTACTGA